The DNA sequence AGCATCAGACTTAGATAGGGATGTTAGAGGTTTCGCACTGAAATTTTATACAGAAGAAGGAAATTGGGATATGGTTGGAAATAATACACCGGTATTCTTTATTAGAGACGGTTATAAATTCCCTGATTTTATACACACACAAAAAAGACACCCTAAAACAAATTTAAGATCAAGTGAAGCCATGTGGGACTTCTGGTCATTGACTCCGGAAAGCTTACATCAAGTTACCATATTGATGTCAGACCGAGGTATACCTAAAAGCCCGATGCATATGCATGGATTTAGTTCACATACTTTTTCGTTTTGGAATAATAATGGAGAACGTTTTTGGTTTAAACTTCATTTCAAAACTCAACAAGAGATACAAAACTTAACCAATCAAGAAGCACAAGATATCACCGGTAAAACCAGAGAATATTATCAAGAACAATTGTTTGGGGCAATCGAAAAAGGAGACTTTCCCAGATGGACCGTATATGCTCAAATCATGCCGGAAGAAGATGCCTTAAAAACTCCTTATAATCCTTTTGATTTAACTAAAGTATGGCCTCATTCAGACTATCCGTTAATTGAAATTGGAGTTATGGAATTAAATGAAAATCCGAGCAATTATTTTCAATACATTGAAAATGCGGCATTTTCACCATCTAATATAGTTCCCGGTATATCCTTTTCACCGGACAAAGTTTTACAAGCCAGAATTTTCTCTTATGCTGATGCGCACCGTTATAGATTAGGAACTCATTATGAGTTTTTACCTGCAAATCATCCCTTATCAGAGAATAATCCCTATTATAAAGACGGACAAATGCGTTTTTTTGAAAATTTAAACGAAAATCCGGATGCCTATTATGAGCCAAATTCTAAAAATGGACCGGTTGAAGATCGCTCGTTTCAAGAACCGCCTTATAAAATCCATGGAGATATAAATCGTTTCGAAGAAAATGATACTTATGGTGATTTTAAGCAACCCGGAGACTTATTTAGATTATTTACGGAAGAAGAAAAACAGAGGCTTTTTAATAATATCAAAGATGCTATGCAAGGAGTATCCAGAGAAATAATTGAGAGACAATTGAAATTATTTGATCAAGCAGATCCTGAATACGGAAATGGTGTTAGAAAAGCACTTGGAATTTAAAAAAATACACTAAAAATTAATATTCACTAATAAACTTTTACTCTGCCGAAATACTATTCGGCAGATTTTCTTTAATATTTTTTATATGGGAAATCCAGAAGTATTATTTCAAGCAATAAGAGATAACAATTTAGATCTTGTAACTGAAATTTTGAAAAAAGATTTATCTCTATTAACTTATAAAGACAGACGCGGTTATAATCCTTTACTTTTAGCAACTTATTATGGTCATGAGGAAATCGTTGATTATTTATTGGAATTTGATTCTAGGGTAGATGAAAAAGATGCTTCGGGTAATACCGCATTAATGGGAGTATGTTTTAAAGGGTTTGATACCATTGCTGATAAATTAATAAATGCAGGTGCAAACGTTAATGAAACTAATTATAGCGGAGCTACTGCATTAATATATGCTGCTTCATTTAATCGGCCTTCTATAGTAAAATTATTATTAGAAAGTGGGGCAGATCCATCGATCGCAGACCTAAGAGGAAATACTCCGGCCATTCATGCAAAAATTCAAGGTTTAAAAGAAATATCCGCTTTATTGGAAAAGATATATTAACTTTATAGATTCAATATATTTATTTTTACTTGTATATCGTTATAATTAATTTATGACGATATGCACTTGTTCATAGAGTTTACAGATAAAAATACAATATATAAAATGAGATGTTAAAGTTAGTCGGAAGATAAAGATGGAAGAAAAATTAATTAAGATTTTAAATAATAGAGAAGAGCGTAATTTTTTACTGAGTTTGCTAAA is a window from the Apibacter sp. B3706 genome containing:
- a CDS encoding catalase, with protein sequence MSNEKLTTTAGNPIANNQKSLTAGIRGPVLIQDYQLIEKLANQNRERIPERVVHAKGWGAFGTFTVTHDITRYTRAKIFSEIGKKTRMLARFSVVAGESGASDLDRDVRGFALKFYTEEGNWDMVGNNTPVFFIRDGYKFPDFIHTQKRHPKTNLRSSEAMWDFWSLTPESLHQVTILMSDRGIPKSPMHMHGFSSHTFSFWNNNGERFWFKLHFKTQQEIQNLTNQEAQDITGKTREYYQEQLFGAIEKGDFPRWTVYAQIMPEEDALKTPYNPFDLTKVWPHSDYPLIEIGVMELNENPSNYFQYIENAAFSPSNIVPGISFSPDKVLQARIFSYADAHRYRLGTHYEFLPANHPLSENNPYYKDGQMRFFENLNENPDAYYEPNSKNGPVEDRSFQEPPYKIHGDINRFEENDTYGDFKQPGDLFRLFTEEEKQRLFNNIKDAMQGVSREIIERQLKLFDQADPEYGNGVRKALGI
- a CDS encoding ankyrin repeat domain-containing protein, translating into MGNPEVLFQAIRDNNLDLVTEILKKDLSLLTYKDRRGYNPLLLATYYGHEEIVDYLLEFDSRVDEKDASGNTALMGVCFKGFDTIADKLINAGANVNETNYSGATALIYAASFNRPSIVKLLLESGADPSIADLRGNTPAIHAKIQGLKEISALLEKIY